The following are encoded in a window of Platichthys flesus chromosome 19, fPlaFle2.1, whole genome shotgun sequence genomic DNA:
- the rnf180b gene encoding E3 ubiquitin-protein ligase RNF180, with the protein MLRCRRCRKGVIDSTCLSKEEASDESSGAICSIWHVDVEALPDWILTSVHQAQWTVGKLNCHHCAARLGGFNFINHTKCPCGQDATVHLNKSRVDRDHKHHVLIVQPRRTRPEKGRGAPQTDSEETSNGTDGLQPPAEASSPPSENQSFPFSPLYCISHRRRCRLEDGATFRSSCFCPASLMDRSAAGLTWAGPDEESTWSPVSGDAEAFSSTGGRRLLLDQPLLPAVDTVETSVPTTSVHEDASDSALILRGRTVSGSVAQQRDEDTEPRASSASPASIGRRRRERNRLKGLRRKQRRRERWLHRRQEKAESLSRSLVDSEEEDREGLTCAVCLDVFFSPYSCQPCAHVFCEPCLRTLAKNRHMNTPCPLCRTLISHTDLHEELNQTVKTCFPKVYHGRQLNFKKAQCAKWPLPSGRKCFRTFWGYQRHAAAARGRWHFAHGGFSLDALNFTDMRLFDVGLFLDYIHSVNWILACLLLCFLVYFFFF; encoded by the exons ATGCTCCGCTGCAGGAGGTGTCGCAAAGGCGTGATCGACTCAACGTGTTTGTCCAAG GAGGAGGCGTCAGATGAGAGCTCGGGTGCTATTTGCAGTATCTGGCACGTGGACGTGGAGGCGCTGCCGGACTGGATCCTGACCTCAGTTCACCAG GCCCAGTGGACTGTGGGGAAACTGAACTGCCACCACTGCGCCGCTCGTCTGGGTGGCTTCAACTTCATCAACCACACGAAGTGTCCCTGTGGCCAGGACGCCACCGTCCACCTCAACAAGAGCCGCGTGGATCGTGACCACAAGCACCACGTCCTCATCGTCCAGCCGAGGAGGACGAGGCCTGAGAAGGGACGCGGTGCTCCGCAGACAGACAGCGAGGAGACGTCTAACGGGACAGACGGGTTACAGCCCCCTGCCGAGGCGTCGAGTCCCCCGAGTGAAAACCAGTCGTTTCCTTTCAGTCCCTTGTACTGCATCTCTCACAGGAGAAGGTGCCGTTTGGAGGATGGCGCCACCTTCAGGTCGTCTTGTTTTTGCCCTGCGAGCCTCATGGACAGGTCGGCTGCTGGTTTGACGTGGGCGGGGCCAGATGAGGAGTCGACCTGGTCACCTGTCTCGGGCGACGCCGAAGCCTTCAGTTCAACTGGAGGGAGGCGGTTGCTCCTGGATCAACCTCTGCTGCCGGCTGTGGACACGGTGGAGACGTCTGTGCCGACCACGTCCGTCCACGAAGACGCTTCTGACTCCGCCCTCATCCTCAGAGGAAGAACCGTCTCCGGCAGTGTGGCTCAGCAGCGGGACGAGGACACGGAG CCTCGagcctcctccgcctccccagCCTCGATCGGccggagaagaagagagaggaaccGACTGAAGGGTCTGCGacggaaacagaggaggagagagcgcTGGCTGCACCGTCGGCAGGAGAAG GCCGAGAGCTTGAGCAGGTCCCTGGTGGACAGCGAGGAGGAAGACCGAGAGGGACTGACCTGCGCCGTGTGTCTCGACGTCTTCTTCAGCCCGTACAGCTGCCAGCCCTGCGCCCACGTCTTCTGTGAGCCGTGTCTTCGCACACTTGCCAAGAACCGTCACATGAACACGCCCTGCCCGCTCTGCCGCACCCTCATCTCTCACACCGACCTACACGAAG AGCTCAACCAGACGGTGAAGACCTGCTTCCCTAAAGTTTACCACGGCCGCCAGCTGAACTTCAAGAAGGCCCAGTGCGCAAAGTGGCCTCTGCCCAGCGGTCGCAAGTGCTTCCGAACCTTCTGGG GGTATCAGAGACACGCAGCCGCGGCGAGGGGACGCTGGCACTTCGCCCACGGCGGCTTCTCGCTGGACGCTCTGAACTTCACCGACATGCGGCTCTTCGACGTCGGCCTCTTCCTCGACTACATCCACTCCGTCAACTGGATCCTGGCTTGcctgctcctctgcttcctcgtgtactttttcttcttttga
- the rgs7bpb gene encoding regulator of G-protein signaling 7-binding protein B, whose translation MCSAPYGRKKRPRSAGSIFPVSRGAQTEPERRESAEEAVDGSRMTVQEFNTLVALYREQVISIGEISADCPSLRAHMQLTRSKGCSMARAAHQDLTVISGSGPEDGEIQPEILRLFIQLQCCLEMFVTEMLKSMCLLGVLQLHRKRTESEPKLDFRMDESSDVPFLEERSSSPIDFPQEQWLVGNDIENIERDMREMRNLLSKLRDTMPLPLKNQDDSSLLNLTPQPLVRPRKRRFPGLCCMVSG comes from the exons atgtgttctgCACCGTACGGGCGGAAAAAGCGCCCACGATCCGCAGGGAGCATCTTCCCCGTCAGCCGCGGCGCGCAGACGGAGCCGGAGCGCAGGGAGAGCGCGGAGGAGGCCGTGGACGGCAGCAGGATG ACTGTCCAGGAGTTCAACACCCTGGTGGCTCTGTACCGGGAGCAGGTCATCTCCATCGGGGAGATCTCTGCCGACTGTCCGTCACTTCGCGCTCACATGCAACTGACCCGCTCCAAAGGATGCTCCATGGCCCGGGCAGCGCACCAGGACCTCACCGTCATCTCTGGTTCAGG tCCAGAGGACGGAGAGATCCAGCCTGAGATCCTTCGGCTCTTCATCCAGCTGCAGTGCTGCCTGGAGATGTTCGTTACAGAGATGCTGAAATCCATGTGCCTGCTGGGggtgctgcagctccacagaaaGA GAACCGAGTCGGAGCCGAAGTTGGACTTCAGGATGGACGAGAGCTCGGACGTCCCGTTCCTGGAGGAGCGCTCGTCCTCGCCCATAGACTTCCCTCAGGAGCAGTGGCTGGTGGGAAACGACATCGAAAACATAGAGAG AGACATGCGAGAGATGAGAAACCTACTCAGCAAACTCAGGGACACGATGCCATTGCCTCTGAAAAACCAAG ACGACAGCAGCTTGTTGAACCTGACTCCACAGCCGCTGGTCCGACCGAGGAAGAGACGCTTCCCTGGACTCTGCTGCATGGTGTCCGGCTGA
- the LOC133974565 gene encoding protein enabled homolog, translating into MQIGHQVTSRTPLQIPPQPSLPPILQDTILVQAFINPKQEMEGPPQPQTPQSPRTCSPLGAAGKSCWSLDTRVAVLLLTLAGAVILLLLYRLLQFRHRLSVARARNALEYQGFYRTASYTLKHPAPPGQDLPPKDRTVPEPGVQAVITVTPVSILPLPPPPVASPPPLPLPLPPPPALHPPSPPLTPPVPAIPLHLPMIHTTPPSPHLSWGACSDADVYSRIGAFRASRLSSLSNLSSQSKVILFEHSSL; encoded by the exons ATGCAGATTGGTCATCAGGTCACTAGTAGGACCCCTTTGCAGATCCCCCCCCAGCCGAGCCTGCCCCCGATCCTGCAGGACACCATCCTGGTCCAAGCCTTCATCAACCCCAAACAGGAGATGGAGGGACCCCCCCAGCCTCAGACACCACAGTCACCCAGGACCTGCAGCCCACTGGGAGCTGCTGGGAAGTCCTGCTGGAGCTTAGATACCAGGGTGGCCGTGCTGCTGCTGACTCTGGCTGGAGCGgtgatcctgctgctgctctaccGACTCCTGCAGTTCAGACACAG GCTGAGCGTGGCGAGGGCGAGGAACGCTCTGGAGTACCAGGGCTTCTACCGCACAGCCtcctacacactgaaacacCCTGCACCGCCGGGTCAGGACCTGCCGCCCAAGGACAGAACTGTCCCTGAGCCGGGGGTCCAAGCTGTAATCACAGTGACGCCTGTTTCAATCCTCCCTCTGCCGCCCCCGCCTGTAGCTAGTCCACCCCCCCTGCCGCTGccgctccctccacctcctgcccTGCATCCGCCCTCTCCCCCTCTGACACCTCCTGTCCCAGCTATCCCCCTCCACCTGCCGATGATCCACACCACCCCCCCCAGCCCTCACCTGTCGTGGGGGGCCTGCTCGGACGCAGACGTCTACTCTCGGATCGGAGCTTTCAGGGCGTCCAGGCTCTCCAGCCTCTCCAACCTGTCCAGCCAGTCCAAGGTCATCCTGTTCGAGCACTCGTCTCTCTGA
- the htr1ab gene encoding 5-hydroxytryptamine (serotonin) receptor 1A b → MEDANNSTAWTHLENFSIGPAEPEEEEVKLSYQVITSFVLAALILCAIFGNACVVAAIALERSLQNVANYLIGSLAVTDLMVSVLVLPMAALYQVLNRWTLGQVPCDIFISLDMLCCTSSILHLCAIALDRYWAITEPIEYMKKRTPRRAAVLISVTWIVGFSISVPPMLIMSAQPNTAPGPVRGSTKHCEIRQDPWYTIYSTFGAFYIPLTLMLVLYGRIFKAARFRIRKTVRKTEKKKVSDSCLALSPALFHKKTPGDAQGKSWKRSVEPRPLPSVNGAVKHAEDGESLEIIEVHSNAKSNLPLPDTPSTAPLFESRHEKATEAKRKIAMARERKTVKTLGIIMGTFILCWLPFFIVALVKPFCPDACYMPRWLEDVINWLGYSNSLLNPIIYAYFNKDFQSAFKKIIKCHFCRP, encoded by the coding sequence ATGGAGGACGCGAACAACTCCACAGCCTGGACACATCTGGAGAACTTCTCCATCGGACCCGCCGaacccgaggaggaggaggtgaagctgagCTACCAGGTGATCACATCCTTCGTGCTGGCCGCGCTCATCCTGTGCGCAATCTTTGGGAACGCGTGCGTAGTCGCAGCCATCGCCTTGGAGCGATCCCTGCAGAACGTGGCCAACTACCTGATCGGTTCCCTGGCAGTCACCGACCTGATGGTGTCGGTGCTGGTGCTGCCCATGGCGGCGCTGTACCAGGTGTTGAACCGCTGGACTCTCGGGCAGGTGCCGTGCGACATCTTCATCTCTCTGGACATGTTGTGCTGCACCTCGTCCATCCTGCACCTGTGCGCCATCGCCCTGGACCGGTACTGGGCCATCACGGAGCCCATCGAGTACATGAAGAAGCGGACGCCGAGGAGAGCCGCGGTCCTCATCAGCGTCACCTGGATAGTCGgcttctccatctctgtgcCGCCGATGCTGATTATGAGCGCACAGCCCAACACCGCGCCGGGGCCGGTAAGGGGGAGCACCAAGCACTGCGAGATCCGGCAGGACCCCTGGTACACGATATACTCCACGTTCGGGGCTTTTTACATCCCTCTGACCCTGATGCTGGTGTTATACGGGCGGATATTCAAAGCGGCCAGGTTTCGGATCAGGAAGACGGTGCGTAAAACCGAGAAAAAGAAAGTGTCCGACTCCTGCCTGGCGCTGTCCCCGGCGCTCTTCCACAAAAAGACTCCGGGAGACGCGCAGGGCAAAAGCTGGAAGAGGAGCGTGGAGCCGCGGCCGCTGCCGAGCGTCAACGGCGCCGTGAAGCACGCCGAGGACGGGGAGTCCCTGGAGATCATCGAGGTCCACAGCAACGCCAAGAGTAACCTGCCGCTGCCCGACACCCCGAGCACCGCGCCACTGTTCGAGAGCAGGCACGAGAAGGCCACCGAGGCCAAGCGCAAGATCGCCATGGCACGGGAGCGCAAGACGGTGAAGACCCTGGGCATCATCATGGGCACCTTCATCCTCTGCTGGCTGCCCTTCTTCATCGTGGCCCTGGTGAAGCCCTTCTGCCCGGACGCGTGCTACATGCCCCGCTGGCTGGAGGATGTCATCAACTGGCTGGGATACTCCAACTCGCTGCTCAACCCCATCATTTACGCGTACTTCAACAAAGACTTCCAGAGCGCGTTCAAGAAAATCATCAAGTGTCATTTCTGCAGACCGTGA